AAACTTTTAAATCTGATAAAACATGAAATTCATATTCTTTGTTTGTTATTATAATCATGTCTTCGACAGACACAAACCTTAGAAGCCTTTCAACTGTCTGTTGTAAAAGAGAACTATTTCTGTTTAATTTTAGGAATTGCTTTGGATAGTTCTTTCTAGATAATGGCCAAAGTCTTGTACCACTTCCACCTGCAAGGATTATCACCTTCATATGCCTTGTCCTCCTCCTTTTCTTTAAAAGTATATTCTTTTCTAAAAACTATACAGTCTAACAATTCCAAATCACCGTAAAGGAAACTAAAATTTACATCTTAAAGATTATGTTAAGACTTAACCTTTCTCATGTTAGCCCACCACTCAAGCACAAATGCAAGAAACACACCAAGAAAAAGAGCACTCACTGCAGAAACAGCTATAATCAACTTCCTTTTAGGTTTTACTGGCTGGTCAAAATATGTAGGCTTTTCAATTATATTTAAAACAAAAAAGTTGTATTCCCTGTTTTTATCTGGATTTTTAATAAACGTAGTTTTATAGTTTTCTGAAACTCTTTTTAACTCCCTGTCCAGCTCCTCCACCGCAGCCGATACAATATCTTTTGCAATTTTTTTATCCTGATGAATAGCTGTAATCATAATAGACTGAGTCTTTGGGTCAACCTTTGATTGTAATATTTTTTCTAAATCTTCTTCATCTATGTTATCAAGTCCTATTTTTTTTAGACTGCCATAGGAGCTCTCTAAAATTTTTAAAACATTTTTTTTAAATTCTATACTATTTAGTATAGAAAGAGCTAAATTATTTGCGTTTGGCGGTGAGTTTGGTAGACTAAGAAAAACATTTTTAGGCTCCGTTGACTGAACTGTTTGCAAACTCTGTATCAAAGCTGGTGTTAAAAATGAATCTACCCAAACAGTAGCCCTTGCCTGATATATATTGGGCATTAAAAACACTGCAATCGTTGCAATTACAACCGAAGCAAAAACAACAGCTCCTATCAATTTAGCTCTTTTCTTTAAAACAAGTAAAAGCTCATAAAGATCAATTTCATCTTTACAGGTCTCTTTAACAACTTTTTCTTCCACTTTTAATACCTCCCAATTTAAAACTTTATTTAAAAAATTTTGTCATAAAACCTCTTCCTATACCTCTTTGGTTGGTCAAAATTATAATTTTTCCGAATACTTCTCTTAATATCTTCATCGCTTCGATAACACCAGGTAAAAACTCAAACTGTTCCCATCTTCTAACGTAATCATTTTCTATTTTCTTGTTTAAAACTCCATCTCTATCTAAAAACAAAGTCCAGCTTTTGTCAAAGTGAAAGTTTTTCAAATTCATTTTTTGCTTTTTCATAGTCCTCAGGGATTCCTATATCAATAAAATAAGCATCTGAAACATATCCGTAAAAATCAAAATCTTTATAAAACTTTTGGAGAAAATCTTTTTCAAACGAAAATTTATATGGTAGATTTTGAGATAAAAAAAACTCTTTATTAATAATGTAGATACCACCGTTTATCAAAGTTTTATCTTTTTTTATACCCTTTTCGTAGAATGATCTTATCTTGCTTTTTTCATCAATTTCTACACTTCCATATCTTTCTGGATTTAATATTTCTTTTAAGGCTATGGTAACGAATGATTTTTTTGATTTATGAAAGCGGTAAAAATCTCTTAAATCTACTAAAAAAATAGTATCTCCATTTAAAACAAAAACATCTTTAGAATTAATCAAATTTAAACTCTTTTTGATAGCTCCTCCAGTACCTAACGGCTTTTCTTCTATGGAATATTTTAAACCTAAATTTAAAAACGAGTTTCCGAAATAATTTATTATCGATTCATGTTTATAACCTACAGATAAAACCACATTTTTGATTTCCATATGTGACAAATATTTTAAAACATATTCAAGAAAGGGTTTGCCATTTATATCAGCCATGGGCTTTGGAATATCTTTAATAACATTTCTTAATCTTGTTCCAAGTCCACCAGCAAGGACTATTGCTTCCTTGACCATTGTTTATGCCTTCCATGTTTCCAATCCATATTTTGTAAACTGATATCTTCTGAACTCTCCGCCAAATTTTTGCAATGCTTCAATTACTTTATACCTTGTATTTTCTGGACAATAAAGCATCATAAATCCGCCACCACCTGCGCCTGATATTTTTCCTCCAATTGCTCCAGCCTTTTTAGCAGTCTCATATATTTCTTCAATCACAGGATTTGTAATACCTTCTGCCATTTGTTTTTTATACTGCCATCCATAATCTAAAATTTCTCCCACTTTATCCAGTTCACCTTTAAGTATTGCTTCCTTCATGAGTATAGCTTGTTCCTTCAGTTTATGCATTGCTTCAACTGACTTTTCCTTTTTTTCAATAACATTTTTCATTTGAGCCTCGATGATTTTTGAAGAGAGTCTACTTGTGCCTGTATAATAAAGGAGTAATCTGAATTGAAGTTCATTAATAATCTCTGGTTTTATTCTTAGTGGATTAACAATAACTCTGTCGTTATCGTAAAATTCCATAAAGTTGAACCCTCCAAATGTTGCAGCGTATTGATCTTGTTTTCCTCCAGCCATTTTAAGGTCTTTTCTCTCTATTTCAAACGCAAGATGTGCGATTTCATATTCTCCGAGCGGCAATCTAAGCCATTCTACAAATGCTCCTAAAACAGCGACAACAAGAGTTGATGAACTTCCAAGCCCAGAGCCAGGAGGAGCATCTACATAAGTTGTTAGTTCAAAAGAAAGGGGGGTTTTAGTGAAATCTCTTACAATTCTGTTGTATATCCCTTTTAGAAGATCTAATTCGCCTTCAATTTCTAAGTATTCATTTGAGTCAAGCACCACTTTTTTTTGCGTGTCTACTGAATTAAAAACTATTTTTCCGTCATCTCGTGGTTCAAGGGTTGCATAGGCATACATTGATATGGTAGCATTTAAAACTGCCCCACCATATAAATCAGAATAGGGACTTACATCGGTTCCCCCACCTGCAAGCCCAAGTCTTAAAGGTGCACAAGACCGAATTATCATGATAAGACCTCCTCAATAATCTTTAATATTTTTTTTCATAAATGGTCCAGGTGAAGTTATTTTTAATATATTCTCTCGCATTCCGTTTGATGTGTTCATATTTATCAGGATGAGCATGGATATTGTTTATTATATTTGCCATTTCCTTTGGGTCGTCAACTACTATAAAATGTTCCATATTTTTGGCACCTATGGGTTTTGCTGCCAAGGAAGAGACAACATTAACTGTTCCCAAAGCCATACACTCAAGAATTTTATTCTGAATTCCTCCTCCTGTTCTCATAGGAGCTACAACACACAAGGCAGATTTTAATATTTCATATGGATCTTCTACAAAACCAGTAATTTCAATATCTGAATATTTATCTTTTAGGGAAGTAATTTTTTTTGGAGGGTAGGCTCCAACTATAATAAATTTAATGTTTTTATTTAAATGTGGAAAAACCTTATCTATGAACCACAAAACAGCATCTATATTTGGCTGATAATTCATCTTTCCGAAAAAGGCAACATAATTTTTGTAATTTGGATTTACCTTTTCGTAAATTAGTAGATCTTCATTTACTCCATGTGGGATCCATTCAGTTTTATTTTCATTTAGAAAAAATTCTCTTTCCTCTCTATTAAAAAATAAAGTTTTGTCAAATATTTCAATACATTTTTCCTCAAATTCTAACAATTTCGCACTTTCATAGCTATAAATAAATCTCCAAAGTATTGATTTCGTATTTTGTGCACTTCTTCTATAATTTAAGCCTATAGAATCAGCCATATCTAAAATTTTAGGTTTATTTAACTCCATAACGTATTTAGCAGTTCTAACAAGTGTTGAGAAAATCAGATCATATTCGGTATAGATGGAATTTATGTATTGTTGAACATCTTTGAAATAGTAATAATTCACCTGTAAAGGTAAACCATTATATAGTGATTTCAGAGCATTCAGATAAAATTGAGTTTTTCGTTTTGGAAAAAGTTTAAATGTAATTCCAATTTCATTTGTCCAATCATAAAATTCCTTTGGTATTTCTTCTTCAACTATTGACACCAGATGAGCTTTAAAATGTTTGGAAAGAATTTTAAGTAACCAGTAGTTCTTGAGCCTATCTCCACCGATTGGCGGATATGGAAGCCGAGAAGAAAGAAAAAGAATTTTTTGTTTATTAACAATATTTCTAATCATTCTTCAATCCTTCTATTGTTCCTTTTATCCATGCTTTAATAGACTCAAAATTTTTAGAGCCTCTCAATATCTGATATATCCTAAAAGGAGTATAAAGAAAAAAATGTAAAACTAAATAATAATAAAATAAAGATCTGTCAAACAATTTTTTTCTTACTAATACATTACTTTTAGCTAAATTATATAGCACAAATGGTGTGGTTCTATATTTAATGATATCTATATCATGCCAGGCAAATGCATTAGGTACCCATAATAGTTCGAACCCTGCTTTTTTAACTCTAAGAGAATAGTCAAGATCTTCACCGTAAAAAAATAAGTTTTCATCAAAAAAACCAACTTTTTCTATAGCTTCTTTTTTTAATAAAAGAACACAACCAGTTAAAAAATCAACTTTTTTTGGTTGAAGAATTTTGAAAAATGAAAAATCTACTGTTTTATTTTTATAAGGAATATCAATGCCCATAGTTAGTTTATTAAAATACCCCCCCGTATGCCAGACTTTATTTGGATATTTTTCATAAAAAATGGTTGGTCCTGCTAATAATGCTTTTTTGTCTTTTTCTAAAGCATTAATAAGCAACGGGAGACAATTTTTATCTAAATATGCGTCGTCGTTTAAAAGTAAAATATAATCTGTTTTATTTTCTATAGCAATTTTAATTCCTTGATTAACTGCTTTAGAAAATCCTAAGTTTGTTTTATTATTTATAAAAAATATGTTGTTATATATTTCTAATTTATTTTTCAAACCATTGAATATTTTAATATTTTCACTATTATCGATTAATATTATTTCTATGTTTAAATCATTATTCATAACAGATTCAACTGCTTTAATTACAGAATTTACCTTATTGTAAGATACAATGATTACATAAATTTTGTTTTGTATTTTCATTTATACTCCTATCGACTGAACTACATTTTTAAATTTAATTTTTAAATTTAGAGTCCCAAAAATATCCCATCATTAACCAATAAATAAAATTTACAAAATAAAATTCTGTTGTATTTGATCCTATCATATTAATACTTAACCCCAGCAATGATAAATATACCGTTAATCTATTAATAGACATTTTATATAAATAAAAACCTCTTAATACAAGGTATATGAAGAATCTAATATAAAATGGAATTAAAATTATACCAGTTTCACTCAATATCCTGAAATAATCTCCATCTAGAACAGGTAAATAATCATTTTCTAAATTAAGAATTCTTCTTACTTGTCCTACAGTACCTAAACCAGTACCAGAGGGAATTGATAAAAAGTTATTTAGTCCATTTCTCCATAATGAAGATCTCTCCTCTATTGCTTCTCCTTTTATAAGAGAAACAAATCTCTCTAATAGAAAATCTATATAATATTCCAAAACTGATGTTATAATCATTAATATTAAAACTGGAAAAATAATTAACAGAAAAATTAAATAAAGTTTTTTTTTGCTCTGGATATTTTGATTTATAGCAAGATAAGCAAGTATTAAAATATTATAAATGAATAAACTTATCCAAACACTTCTTTGCATTGTAAATATATCAACAAAATAAAAGATAAATAATAAAATAATATACTCTTTTTTGAATCTTAAAATAACCATATTTAAAACAAAAACTGAAACTATTGTCATTAATGCTCCTAAAACTAAAGAACCAGATACACTAGACATTCTAAAAGCCATTACTCCTTCATATAAAATTGACCTTATATCTTCAAGAAAACTGGGTAAAGGGAAAAAACCATAAAGTAATATAGCTATAAGAGAATGAACAAAACCAACAAAAACAATTGATATAACTACAAAATTAAACGGAATAATTCTACTGTAAAAGTATCCAATCATAGGTATTAAAAAAGTTGCTACACCAAAAATAGTAACTTCCAAAGATACTGTTTTCAAAATAAAGACGGATATTGGTATGTATAATATTAGTAAAAAAAAGGAAATTAAAAAAGGTATATCCATATGTGATAGGTATAATTTATTTTTCCTAAAAATTAAATATATAAAAAATATTATTGGTATATAAAAAGAGTAATACAAGCTATTTCCTGTAACCTTTGCTACCCCTGGAAGTAAAGAGTAAAATGTCAACAATAAACTTAATATATAAATTTTATTTATCTTTATTGTCATTTTTTGTATCTCGAATATTTTTACTAAGTTCTTTATATAATTTAATAACTTCTTCTTCATTAGGTAAATTACTTTTAGCAATTGCAGTTGCCCGATAAAAAGCCATTGCCAAAGATAAATATAAACCTATCCATCCATCTTTATATCCTTTTTTATATATAAATCTTCCAAAAAATTCACGGCAAATATGATAGAGTATCTTTATAGCAGGTTTTCCTTTATAGTTATATTTTGTTGAAAAGGTTTCGAAATCAGTATAAGTATTTAATTTTTCAATAAAATGCCGAACACTATTGTAATTAAAATGAATTATGGATGACTCTTTATCAATAATTTTACCTACTCTTGCTTTTGGATTTATTTTTATAAAATTATGTACTTCCGAGCCATAGGTGAGAAATCCTTTTTTAAAAAAACGCGCTATGACATCTTGATCATATCCCCAAGCTCCTCCTAGTAATTCTTTTCCAAAAAAGAAATTCCGTCTTGAAATCAATACTACATCAAAAATATCTTTATCTGCTATTTCTTTCAATCTTATTTTCAATTTTTTCGGGATTAATTCATCCGAATCTAGAGCCAAGATCCAATCATACGAACACTTAGATAACCCGTAATTCCTAGCAGGATCTGCATAACCAAGATATTCGTGCATATAAATTTTTGCTCCAAATTCTTGAGCAATTTCTATTGTTCTATCAGTGCTGTACATATCTATAATTACAATTTCATCACACCATTCTACACTTGATAAACATTCCCTTAAATATTTTTCTGAATTATATGTATGGATAACACAGGATATTTTACTCATTTATAAGCTTCCAATATTTGGAAAATATTTTTAGCCCGTATTTCCCATGTATTTTTCATGAGAAACTGAAGAGCTTCCCGTTTTGAAAATTTAAGATAATTATTTTTTGTCAAAAATTCGATAGTATTTTTTAAATCTTTATAATCATTATAGAAATAAACAAATTTTCTAAATTTCTCCATCTCTTTATAATAAATTGAAACTATATTTTTACCAAAACTAATATATTCATATATTTTTACTGGATCTACAGACAAAATTAATTCATTTAAGATAAAAGGCATGATTAATACATCATAATCTTTAACAAATGATAATAAATTACTATGAGGTATAATCCCATTATAAATAAGTCTTTTATGCTTAGGTATATCGACTTCACAGGGACCTACTAAAGTAACGGTAATATTAGGCAAATCATCCAAAAGTTTTAAAATCTTTTCAAAGTCAAACCAATATGATATCGTTCCAACATAAAGCAGTTTAAAATATTTTTTATTTTTAACTATATAATTATTATCTGTATTATCTGTATTTATATAACTATTTTCAAATTCACGAATAAGACCTGAAGAAATAGCATTATTTATCACATAAATTTCTTTCTTGTAGCCTCTTTTTTTTATTACATTTTTTAAGTTATCGCTACTGACAAAAACTATATCTGCTATACTAAGAAGTTCATGTTCTAATTTAAGAATTTTATTTCTTTCAATATCATCTTTTATTCCAATATTATCATCCATACAATCATAAATTATTTTACTTTTTTTAAATCTATTCTTTATAAAATTAACATATGTTGGTGAAGTTAACCAAACATAATCATAATTATTATCAAACATTCGAAATTGCAATTTTAAAATTGTGTCATTAATGATCCTACCAAACAAAGTATTTCTAAACCTTTGGTGAGGTAATCTATATAAAGCAACAAACCTGTTTATATTGTTTTTTTGATTATGTACTAATAATTTTCTTCTATACCCATAAGTATAGACAACAGTTAAATCATAAAATTTTGCCAATTCTTCAGCTAAAAATTGCGGTCTTTGTTTTATCCAATTCCAATCAATATGCATAACATACAACATTTTTTTCTTCATATATCAAAGTACCTCTTTTATTATATCTCTTATTCTATTACTTGCTTTTCCATCTCCATAAGGATTAATTGCTTTTGCCATATTATTATACTCAACTTCATTAGTTAATAAGACAGATACTTCTTTTATTATCTTTTCCTTGTCAGTTCCTACAAGTTTAGCTGTTCCCGCTTTTATACCTTCTGTCCTTTCAGTTATTTCTCTCATAACTAAAACAGGTTTACCTAAGGCAGGAGCTTCCTCTTGTATCCCACCTGAGTCTGTTAGTACTAAATAAGATTTATTCATAAGCCAAATAAAATAAGGATACGATAATGGTTTTATGAGATGTATCCTTTTATTACTCTTTAAAATTTTATACACAGGTTTTCTAACATTTGGATTTAAATGTACAGGGTACACAATTTCTACATCGTCATAATTTTCAGCTATTTCTTTTATTGCATAACATATATTTTTAAAAGGCTCTCCAAAACTTTCTCGCCTATGTCCGGTTACAAGAATTATTTTTTTTGAAAAATCAATAAAATTAAAATATTCATAATATTTTTGTTCACCTTCTTTCTTTATAATTTCTAAACCTAAAAATAAAGCATCTATTACTGTATTTCCAACAACATAAACATTTTTCTTAATGTTTTCTTTATACAAATTTTCCTTTGCTTTTTTTGTAGGAGCAAAATGGTAATCTGCAAGATGTCCAATTAAAACTCTTTTCATCTCTTCAGGAAACGGAGAATATTTGTTATAACTTCTTAAACCTGCCTCTATATGAGCTATTTTCGCTTTTGCATAATACCCTGCAAGTGCACCTACAAATGCAGTAGTAGTATCACCTTGAATAAATATTAGGCTTGGTTTTTCTATTTTTATTACTTTTTCTAATTCTTTAATTATACTTGCTGTTATATTGTAAAGAGTTTGATTTGGTTTCATTATGTTTAAATCATAATCAGGTTTTATGTCAAAAAAATTTAATACCTGATCCAACATTTCTCTATGCTGCCCTGTGACGCATACTTTAACTTCAAATTCGTTATGTTTTTCAAATTTTTTAATCACAGGAGCCATCTTAATTGCTTCAGGACGAGTACCGAAAATAAAAAGTATTTTCATATTCTCTTTTCTAGCTTAAATTAATATTATATTTATTATCTAAGTTACCGAAAAGTTTTTTCTCAACAAAAAGATAAATTTCTTTTCTTGGAAAGTCTGGTTGGAAAACTTTTATATCTCTGAATCCAGCAAGCTTCAGGGCATTCTCTAAAGCTTTATGAGAAAATCTCAAAAAGTGATGAGGTGGATAGTCAATCAAGGAGTCTTTCCTGATTAAAATCTCTGCAAAAAAACTCTCCCTATTTGGCACACTTCCACCTATATATCCACCTTCGTTTAAAAGCTCCCTAACCATCCTCAGAAACTCCATAGGTCTGTCCTGATGCTCAAGGACTTCAAAGAAGGTAATAACATCAAACTTAAGGTTTCTCTCTCTGGCAAAGTGATAAAACTCTTCTAAGCTCATGGCATAAACAGTGTCCACCCCAAGATTTCTTTTTACAGCCTCCACGCTTTTTCTGTCAAAGTCTATACCCTAGACTTCAAAGCCATGCCTTTGGGCTTCTTTTAGAAAAACTCCATCGCCACAGCCCACATCAAGGAGTTTGCCTTTTATGTGCTTGGGAATATGTTCAAAAAACATTCTGTGGTTCTCACCTATCCTTAATCTCGGTGCTTCATGAAAGGCAATATAGCTTTCAAATACCTCACTCTCATAAAACTCCGGGATTATCTACAACGGCTCCCACCAGTGAAGGTCGCAGATGGGACACTCGTATTTTTTGTATTCCTGCCTGTTGTAAGGGCTCGTGTATGTCTCCGCGTGGGTTTCAACCGCTGTTTGACAGACTGGACAGCTTGGCATACTAAACCCCCGTTATATCATAAACTAACCCTCAAGCAAGCTCTCAAGCTTTTCTATCACCTGCCCTAATATATCTTTCATCTTCAGATAGTTTTGGTAGACCTCCTCATGGGATAACTCAAGGTATTCATGGGCAAGGACGTTGCGGAAAGCTTCCAGGCCTTTTAGCTTTTCAAAGAGGTCCTTGTCTATAATGCCTTTACCGTAAGCGTTTCTTATTATGTCTTCGTAGCTGTCGCTTACCACCTGAAACTTGCCTGCCAGTACGTGGTCAAGGATGTCAAGGATGCTTTCCGCTATGAGAAAAAGCAACCTTTCCACTGAGTAATGTAGCCACCTGCTTTTTGTGTAATCTTCAAAGCTCAGGTCTCCAAGGTCTAAAAGGTCTTTTCTGTACTCCTTTAACTTTCCCAACCTACTTATGAAGTATCCTTTGTTTATTCTTCTGTGTTTTTCAAGGTATAGGGCATAGTCGTAAAAGTTTTTCTTGGCTTTGAGTTCATAGTCGTTTAAGATGTCTGCATCCCTGTAGAAAAGCACCTTGCCGTATTTTATGACCTCAAACTGAAGCACAGGGTTAGCCCTGTTGAGCCACACAAGGTCAACCCTGTCAGACCTAAGGCTTGAAGTTAATTCTCCGTAAAGTTGATAGGAATCTTTCCAGCTAAAGTCCTTGGTGGTGTAGAAGGCTAAATCATGAGGCATATTAATTGGTTTTGTCCCTTTCCACCTTTCTCTTACACCCAAGGCTTAACTCCTCTTGTTGAGGATTATACCAGAAAAACTATAAAGTGTAAAGAACAACTCACACCAATAGATACCAGATTAAAGGCCTTGAGAACCTTCTTAAAAGACACAAAAACTACCTTTGTCTTCTTCCCAAATTTAGCGTTTCTACTTAGTTAGCAAGTTTTCTTAAAAACCAAAAAGATAGTCCGCAAAGTACTATGTGAGCAAAAAAGGTCCCAAGGCAGATACCAATAATACCAAGCTTTAAAACCATAACAAAATAATACTTTAAAACAATGTTTACTAAAATACCTGCAAGTGCTACAAAGAAAACCTGAGAGAATTCGTTTTTTATCTGAAAGGTTCTAAAGAAAACTGGCCAGAGAATAACAAAAGGTAGAGAAAGAGCATAAAACCTTGTAGCCATGGCTGTAAGACTTGCGTCTGTTTGAGTGAAAGCTCCATGTCTGAAAAAAAGGATTACAAGCATGTCTGAAAAAATAAAGAAAAAAAGAGCAAAAGCACTTCCAAGTAAAATAAGCTTTTTCGTGTAAAACATTAATTTTTCCCATGCACCTCCTACTTCTGAAAGTGAAGTTATAGCTATATGCTCAAACTTTATAATCCCTCTGGGAACAAAAGCAAGCATTGAACCATAAGTAAGAGCAGATACCCCTTTCTCCCCAACAACCGAGGCAAAGGCCCTGTCTGCCAGCACAAAAAGGTGAAAAACCCCATATAGAGCAAGAAGCATCAAAAATTGCTTAAACATAACCAAAACTCTTCCGTCATAAAAAAACCT
Above is a genomic segment from Thermodesulfobacterium commune DSM 2178 containing:
- a CDS encoding YveK family protein; translated protein: MEEKVVKETCKDEIDLYELLLVLKKRAKLIGAVVFASVVIATIAVFLMPNIYQARATVWVDSFLTPALIQSLQTVQSTEPKNVFLSLPNSPPNANNLALSILNSIEFKKNVLKILESSYGSLKKIGLDNIDEEDLEKILQSKVDPKTQSIMITAIHQDKKIAKDIVSAAVEELDRELKRVSENYKTTFIKNPDKNREYNFFVLNIIEKPTYFDQPVKPKRKLIIAVSAVSALFLGVFLAFVLEWWANMRKVKS
- a CDS encoding HAD-IIIA family hydrolase, which gives rise to MNLKNFHFDKSWTLFLDRDGVLNKKIENDYVRRWEQFEFLPGVIEAMKILREVFGKIIILTNQRGIGRGFMTKFFK
- a CDS encoding nucleotidyltransferase family protein, which produces MVKEAIVLAGGLGTRLRNVIKDIPKPMADINGKPFLEYVLKYLSHMEIKNVVLSVGYKHESIINYFGNSFLNLGLKYSIEEKPLGTGGAIKKSLNLINSKDVFVLNGDTIFLVDLRDFYRFHKSKKSFVTIALKEILNPERYGSVEIDEKSKIRSFYEKGIKKDKTLINGGIYIINKEFFLSQNLPYKFSFEKDFLQKFYKDFDFYGYVSDAYFIDIGIPEDYEKAKNEFEKLSL
- a CDS encoding GHMP family kinase ATP-binding protein is translated as MIIRSCAPLRLGLAGGGTDVSPYSDLYGGAVLNATISMYAYATLEPRDDGKIVFNSVDTQKKVVLDSNEYLEIEGELDLLKGIYNRIVRDFTKTPLSFELTTYVDAPPGSGLGSSSTLVVAVLGAFVEWLRLPLGEYEIAHLAFEIERKDLKMAGGKQDQYAATFGGFNFMEFYDNDRVIVNPLRIKPEIINELQFRLLLYYTGTSRLSSKIIEAQMKNVIEKKEKSVEAMHKLKEQAILMKEAILKGELDKVGEILDYGWQYKKQMAEGITNPVIEEIYETAKKAGAIGGKISGAGGGGFMMLYCPENTRYKVIEALQKFGGEFRRYQFTKYGLETWKA
- a CDS encoding glycosyltransferase codes for the protein MIRNIVNKQKILFLSSRLPYPPIGGDRLKNYWLLKILSKHFKAHLVSIVEEEIPKEFYDWTNEIGITFKLFPKRKTQFYLNALKSLYNGLPLQVNYYYFKDVQQYINSIYTEYDLIFSTLVRTAKYVMELNKPKILDMADSIGLNYRRSAQNTKSILWRFIYSYESAKLLEFEEKCIEIFDKTLFFNREEREFFLNENKTEWIPHGVNEDLLIYEKVNPNYKNYVAFFGKMNYQPNIDAVLWFIDKVFPHLNKNIKFIIVGAYPPKKITSLKDKYSDIEITGFVEDPYEILKSALCVVAPMRTGGGIQNKILECMALGTVNVVSSLAAKPIGAKNMEHFIVVDDPKEMANIINNIHAHPDKYEHIKRNAREYIKNNFTWTIYEKKY
- a CDS encoding glycosyltransferase family 2 protein, producing MKIQNKIYVIIVSYNKVNSVIKAVESVMNNDLNIEIILIDNSENIKIFNGLKNKLEIYNNIFFINNKTNLGFSKAVNQGIKIAIENKTDYILLLNDDAYLDKNCLPLLINALEKDKKALLAGPTIFYEKYPNKVWHTGGYFNKLTMGIDIPYKNKTVDFSFFKILQPKKVDFLTGCVLLLKKEAIEKVGFFDENLFFYGEDLDYSLRVKKAGFELLWVPNAFAWHDIDIIKYRTTPFVLYNLAKSNVLVRKKLFDRSLFYYYLVLHFFLYTPFRIYQILRGSKNFESIKAWIKGTIEGLKND
- a CDS encoding glycosyltransferase family 2 protein, giving the protein MSKISCVIHTYNSEKYLRECLSSVEWCDEIVIIDMYSTDRTIEIAQEFGAKIYMHEYLGYADPARNYGLSKCSYDWILALDSDELIPKKLKIRLKEIADKDIFDVVLISRRNFFFGKELLGGAWGYDQDVIARFFKKGFLTYGSEVHNFIKINPKARVGKIIDKESSIIHFNYNSVRHFIEKLNTYTDFETFSTKYNYKGKPAIKILYHICREFFGRFIYKKGYKDGWIGLYLSLAMAFYRATAIAKSNLPNEEEVIKLYKELSKNIRDTKNDNKDK
- a CDS encoding glycosyltransferase family protein; translated protein: MKKKMLYVMHIDWNWIKQRPQFLAEELAKFYDLTVVYTYGYRRKLLVHNQKNNINRFVALYRLPHQRFRNTLFGRIINDTILKLQFRMFDNNYDYVWLTSPTYVNFIKNRFKKSKIIYDCMDDNIGIKDDIERNKILKLEHELLSIADIVFVSSDNLKNVIKKRGYKKEIYVINNAISSGLIREFENSYINTDNTDNNYIVKNKKYFKLLYVGTISYWFDFEKILKLLDDLPNITVTLVGPCEVDIPKHKRLIYNGIIPHSNLLSFVKDYDVLIMPFILNELILSVDPVKIYEYISFGKNIVSIYYKEMEKFRKFVYFYNDYKDLKNTIEFLTKNNYLKFSKREALQFLMKNTWEIRAKNIFQILEAYK
- the wecB gene encoding non-hydrolyzing UDP-N-acetylglucosamine 2-epimerase codes for the protein MKILFIFGTRPEAIKMAPVIKKFEKHNEFEVKVCVTGQHREMLDQVLNFFDIKPDYDLNIMKPNQTLYNITASIIKELEKVIKIEKPSLIFIQGDTTTAFVGALAGYYAKAKIAHIEAGLRSYNKYSPFPEEMKRVLIGHLADYHFAPTKKAKENLYKENIKKNVYVVGNTVIDALFLGLEIIKKEGEQKYYEYFNFIDFSKKIILVTGHRRESFGEPFKNICYAIKEIAENYDDVEIVYPVHLNPNVRKPVYKILKSNKRIHLIKPLSYPYFIWLMNKSYLVLTDSGGIQEEAPALGKPVLVMREITERTEGIKAGTAKLVGTDKEKIIKEVSVLLTNEVEYNNMAKAINPYGDGKASNRIRDIIKEVL
- a CDS encoding methyltransferase domain-containing protein yields the protein MDFDRKSVEAVKRNLGVDTVYAMSLEEFYHFARERNLKFDVITFFEVLEHQDRPMEFLRMVRELLNEGGYIGGSVPNRESFFAEILIRKDSLIDYPPHHFLRFSHKALENALKLAGFRDIKVFQPDFPRKEIYLFVEKKLFGNLDNKYNINLS
- a CDS encoding class I SAM-dependent methyltransferase, which translates into the protein MFFEHIPKHIKGKLLDVGCGDGVFLKEAQRHGFEV
- the hepT gene encoding type VII toxin-antitoxin system HepT family RNase toxin, translated to MPHDLAFYTTKDFSWKDSYQLYGELTSSLRSDRVDLVWLNRANPVLQFEVIKYGKVLFYRDADILNDYELKAKKNFYDYALYLEKHRRINKGYFISRLGKLKEYRKDLLDLGDLSFEDYTKSRWLHYSVERLLFLIAESILDILDHVLAGKFQVVSDSYEDIIRNAYGKGIIDKDLFEKLKGLEAFRNVLAHEYLELSHEEVYQNYLKMKDILGQVIEKLESLLEG